CGGCCGCGCGGGTTACACCGCGCGCGCCAGCCGCAGATCGTCTGATTTCTGCTGCGGCAGCAGACGATCGTGCATGATTTTAATCGCGTCACCCAACTGCAAACCGCGCCCGGCGACCGTCATCTGCGGCTGCGCCACCAGGCACAGCGCGGCGCTCTCGCCCGGCTCCACCACCAGCAGGCTGGCCAGCTGGCCGCTGTCGGTAACACGTACGCTAACCAGCTCGCCTTCCGCCGGCCGCCAGTCATGCTGAATATAGCTTTCAAAATGCCAGCTTTTCGGCATCAGCGGTTTCAGAAAACGCATCGCCACCAGCGCATTTAATACCAGCTCGGCGCGGCGGTCGCCTCTTATTCCGGCCTGACGGCAGCGCTCGTCAAAGGTAAAAAACAGCGCCGCGTCATCAACACAAAAACCGGAAACCTTAAAGGCATCCGGCGTTAACATCTTGCGCGGGAAGCGGGAACGGAACAGCATACCGTCAGCCATATCCAGCATCATACGGTCATGCTCAGCGTCAAAAAACCACCGCCAGTTATCGTCAGGTTTTATCCTCATGATGGATCCCGTATTAAATTGTTACATACATCCGGTCAGCCGTGTTCTGCCGGAAAAAATCTGCGCCCCTCTGAATCTCAGCGATCGCGGCAGCAAAAAATGAATAGTTATCGAACAGAACAAAATATAAACGAGCCAGAGGCAAAAATAAAGCCTCTGGCCTGGTTAACGCGGAATGGGCTTAGAGATGGGTCACAATTTCTTTTATCAGCGGCGGGCCCTGGTAAATAAATCCGGAATATATTTGCACCAGCGTCGCCCCGGCGGCGATTTTTTCCCGCGCCGAGACCAGGGAGTCAATACCGCCCACGCCGATAATCGGCAGCCTGCCCTGCAGTTCAGCAGAGAGACGACGGATAATTTCCGTACTGCGTAACTGCACCGGACGACCGCTTAATCCACCCGCTTCATCGGCATATTTTAATCCGGCCACCAGCGAGCGATCGAGGGTGGTATTGGTGGCAATCACCCCGTCTATATTATGCCGCACCAGGCTGTCAGCCACCTGAATCAGCTCTTCTTCCGTCAGATCCGGGGCAATCTTCACCGCCACCGGCACATATTTATGGTGGATCTGCTGCAGTTCCGCCTGACGGGTTTTGACCGCCGACAGCAAATCATCCAGCGCCTCACCATATTGTAAAGAGCGCAGTCCCGGCGTGTTAGGGGAAGAAATATTGATGGCGATATACCCGGCGTAAGGATAAATCTTATCCATGCTGATCAGGTAATCGTCTTTCCCCTGCTCTACCGGGGTATCTTTATTTTTGCCGATATTGATCCCGAGAATACCGTCGAAATGGGCCTTTTTGACATTCTCTACCAGGTGATCGACACCCAGATTATTAAAGCCCATGCGGTTAATAATGCCGCCCGCCTCGACAATACGGAACATGCGTGGCTTATCATTCCCCGGCTGCGGACGCGGGGTGACGGTACCGATCTCAATAAAACCAAAGCCCATCGCGCCGAAGGCATCAATGCATTCGCCGTTTTTATCGAGGCCAGCCGCCAGGCCCAGCGGGTTCTTAAAGGTCAGCCCCATGCAGCTCACCGGCCGGAAAGGCAGCGACTGACGGATCAGGCCGCGCAGCGGCGTGCCGGAAAGGCGCTTCAGCTGCTGTAAGGTCAGCTCATGCACACGCTCAGGATCGAGCTGAAATAGCGCTTTACGTACGAAAGGGTAGTACATGGTCACTCCTGAGGTCCCGGGATAAAATCGGGGTCGTATTATCCGGGAATCCCCCGGTAAAGGGAAATGACCTGCCGCATAAAAATGCCAAAAAAACCATAATCTGGCCTGATACCCGCGATGAACGCACCACGTTATCTGATTTACAGCTTCTCAATGCCGGATAAATCATTTAAGCCCCCCTTCCCGCTCTGTCAGGATAAGACCAACTTTTTTTTGAAACTGTTTAATCAATAACTTTCAGTTATAAGGAGTGGTTATGCGCGTTATTACTCTGGCGGGAAGCCCCCGTTTTCCATCCCGGTCCACCGCCCTGCTCACCGTCTGCCAGCGTGCGCTGGAAGCCCGCGGCGTTGAGGTAATCCCCTGGAACGTGCATAACTTTCACGCCGAAGACCTGCTGTACGCCCGTTTCGACTCGCCGGCGCTGCTGGCGCTGAAGGAGGACCTCGCCAGTGCCGACGGCTTTATCGTCGCTACGCCGGTATATAAAGCCTCATTTGCGGGCGCGCTAAAAACTCTGCTGGATCTGCTGCCGGAGCGCGCGCTGGAGCACAAGGTGGTCCTGCCGCTGGCGACCGGTGGCACCGTCGCCCATCTGCTGGCCGTCGACTATGCGTTGAAACCGGTGCTCAACGCCCTGAAGGCGCAGGAAGTGCTGCACGGCGTGTTTGCCGATGACAGCCAGATCGCCCATTACGACCGCCAGCCAGAACTGACCCCTGGCCTTGCCGCACGGCTGGAAGAGGCGGTCGATACTTTCTGGCATGCGCTGGCACGCCGTCGCCCGCTGGCCACAGCGGTATAACCGGGCCTGTATATCGCCCTCACCCGTTTACCGCCCGGCCGGAATGGCAAACGCATCCGCTACGGCCCAACGCCACACTGATTAAGGAGCACGATCATGAGCCTGTCCGTATTCTGGTTTCTGCCGACGCACGGCGACGGTCATTATCTTGGCACCAACCAGGGTGCCCGCCCGGTGGATTATGCCTATCTGCAGCAGATTGCCCAGGCGACCGACAGGCTCGGTTTTGGTGGCGTATTGATTCCGACCGGCCGCTCCTGCGAGGATGCCTGGCTGGTGGCCGCGTCGCTGATCCCGGTGACCCAGCGCCTGCGTTTTCTGGTGGCGCTGCGCCCCGGCGTCACCTCGCCTACCCAGGCGGCGCGTCAGGCGGCCACGCTCGATCGTCTCTCCAGCGGACGCGCGATCTTTAACCTGGTGACCGGCGGCGATGCGGAAGAGCTGGCCGGCGACGGCGTGTTCCTCGACCACCGCGAACGCTACGCGGAGTCCGCCGAGTTTACCCGCGTCTGGCGACGGGTGATTGAAGGTGAGACCGTTGATTACGAAGGTAGGCATGTTAACGTGCGCGGTGCGCGGCTGATGTTTAAGCCGGTCCAGCAGCCGCGACCGCAGCTGTGGTTTGGTGGTTCGTCTGAGGTGGCGCAGGATCTGGCCGCCGAGCAGGTCGACGTCTATCTGACCTGGGGCGAGCCGCCGGCGCAGGTGAAAGAGAAGCTCGCCGGGGTTCAGGCGAAGGCCGCCGCGCAGGGACGCAGGCTGCGTTTTGGCATTCGCCTGCATATTATCGTGCGGGAAACCAATGAAGAGGCCTGGCAGGCGGCAGAACGGCTGATCGCCCACGTGGATGACGACACTATTGCGCAGGCCCAGGCGAAACTGGCGAAAACCGACTCCGTCGGCCAGCAGCGGATGGCGGCGTTGCACGGCGGCAAACGCGACCGGCTGGAGATCAGTCCGAACCTGTGGGCCGGCGTCGGCCTGGTACGCAGTGGTGCCGGCACGGCGCTGGTGGGCGATGGTCCAACCATTGCCGCCCGCATGCAGGAGTATGCCGATCTCGGTATCGAAACCTTTATCCTCTCCGGCTATCCGCATCTGGAAGAGGCGTACCGGGTGGGCGAGCTGCTGTTTCCGCACCTTGACCTGCAGATACCCGAAATTCCCCAGCCGCAACAGGTGCGGGCACACGGCGAACAGGTCGCCCACGATTTTGCGCCGGACAAGGTGGCCCGGAATCAGCTGTAAATCGGCAGACAGTGTCCTGCGCGGCAGCACTCAGCTGCTGTAATTTTGGACGATCCGCCGAATGCATTGCGCCACATTTATCCCCATTGTAGTGAGCGGGCACCCTGCTCAACCTGCCAGATTGGTGGCAGGTTCACTTAACCGACATCACTACCGGAAGAAGAATGAGGGATCTGTTATGTCAAAGGCCGACAATAAATTTGTCAACGTCAGTCAGAACTATGAACTGGAGGACTGGTTGTACCGCAATCACTTCTCAAAACGAAAAACGAACGTGCAGGCGCTGCAGCAGATTATCGTGCAGGTGAAAGGCGGCAACACGGCCCATAACCTGAGCCGGGCGGCGCTGGATGAAGCGTTGTTGAAACAACCGGCGCTGTTCAGTGAACTGTCGCCGGTTGGGGGTTAAGAACTCAGCGGATGTTACAGAAGGTGAAATTGCCGGGCAAGCCCGGCAATTTCACCCACGATCAGGCATTCAGCGCTTTGCTGATCTTCTCAAACAGATCCCCGGACAGCTTATCAAGCCCCTGCAACTGCTCCAGCGCCTGACGCATCAGCGCCTGGCGGCCGCTGTCGTAACGCTTCAGGCGAATCAGCGGCTCGATCATTCGCGCCGCCACCTGCGGGTTGCGGGTATTGAGATCGGTGAGGATTTCTACCAGGAACTGATAGCCGCTGCCGTCGGCAGCGTGGAATGCCGCCGGGTTGCTGGCGGCAAACGCGCCGATCAGCGAACGTACGCGGTTCGGGTTGCCAAGGGTGAAGGAGCGATGGTTTAACAGCGCGCGCACCTGCGTCAGCACATCCTCCCCCGGGCCGGTAGCCTGCAGCACAAACCACTTATCCATCACCAGACCATCCTGATGCCAGCGGTCGTCAAAATCGGCCAGCAGCGCAGCCCGGCACGGCAGCTGCGCGGCAACCGCAGCTGAGAGCGCCGCGATGGTATCGGTCATATTGTTGGCCGCGTGGTACTGGGCGCTGACCAGCCTGTCGGCCTGCTCCGCATCGCCAAACGCCAGATAGCTCAGGCAGACGTTTTTCAGCGAACGCTTCGCGATCTCATCATGTTCCACCCGGTACTCCGTGCTGTGGTTAGCGCGATACACCGCCAGCAGCTCGTCCGCCAGCTCGCCCGCCAGCGTGCGCATCAGCGCCTCGCGGACCGCCGCGATGGCCTGCGGGTCGATGGTGTCAAACAGCTCGGCGATCTCGTTTTCACCCGGCAGCGACAGGATCAACGCCATCAGCGCCGGATCGCTGTTCTCTTCCAGCAGCACCGCGCGGAAGGCATCGGCCACGTGCAGCGGTAGCAACAGCGGCTGCGCCTGCTGCTGGCGTGCGACGTTCAGCTTGATATGGGTTGCCAGCAGGCTCTGTGCCGCATCCCAGCGCGAGAAGTCATTGCGGGCGTGGCGCATCAGGAAGGTCAGCTGCGCATCGCTCCAGTTATAGTCCAGCTTCACCGGCGCGGAAAATTCGCGCAGCAGCGACGGCACCGGCGGCTGCGGCACCCGATCGAAGATAAAGGTCTGCACGCTCTCCGTCACGTTAAGCACGTGGTGCACCGGATGACCGTTGTGCTGCAGCGGGATAACGTTGCCCTGCGGGTCATACAGTTCGATATCCAGCGGAATATGCAACGGCAGCTTCTCCTGCCTGTCGGCAGTCGGCGGCGTAGCCTGGGCCACATGCAGCGTATACTGCTGCAGCTCGGGGCTGTAATCATCCCGCACCGTCAGCACCGGCGTGCCGGACTGGCTGTACCAGCGGCGGAACTGCGACAGATCGACGTTAGACGCATCCTCCATGGCCTGCACAAAGTCGTCACAGGTAGCCGCGCTGCCGTCATGGCGCTCAAAGTAGAGCTGCATGCCCTTCTGGAAGCTGGCTTCACCCAACAGCGTGTGCAGCATGCGGATCACTTCCGATCCCTTCTCATATACCGTCAGCGTATAGAAGTTGTTCATCTCGATCACCTGCTCAGGGCGGATCGGATGCGCCATCGGGCTGGCGTCTTCGGCAAACTGCGCGCCGCGCATCACGCGCACGTTATCGATGCGGTTTACCGGCCGTGAGCCGAGATCGGAGCTGAACTCCTGATCGCGGAACACGGTCAGCCCCTCTTTGAGGCTGAGCTGGAACCAGTCGCGGCAGGTCACGCGGTTGCCGGTCCAGTTGTGGAAATATTCGTGGCCGATCACCGCCTCAATGCCAAGATAATCCTTATCGGTAGCGGTAGCGGCCTTCGCCAGCACGTATTTCGAGTTAAAGACGTTGAGGCCTTTATTCTCCATCGCGCCCATATTAAAGAAGTCGACGGCGACGATCATAAAGATGTCGAGGTCATACTCGAGGCCAAAGCGCTCTTCATCCCACTTCATGCTGTTTTTCAGCGAGGTCATCGCCCAGTCGGCGCGATCGAGGTTGCCGTGGTCGACGAAGATCTCCAGCGCCACCTCGCGGCCGGAACGGGTGGTAAAGCTGTCGCGCAGCACGTCAAAATCACCGGCTACCAGCGCGAACAGGTAGCAGGGTTTCGGGAACGGATCCTGCCACTTCATCCAGTGGCGGCCGTCCTCCAGCTGCCCGCCGTCAAGGCGGTTGCCGTTGGAGAGCAGATACGGGTAACGGGCGCGATCGGCAATCAGCGTGGTGGTAAAACGTGCCAGCACGTCCGGACGATCGAGATACCAGGTAATATGGCGGAAACCTTCTGCCTCACACTGGGTGCAGAGCGCCTCGCCGGACTGATACAGCCCTTCCAGCGCGGTATTTTTGTCCGGCTGAATATCGTTAACGATGGTCAGGGTGAAGGCATCGGGCAACTGCTCAACGGTCAGTGCGCCCTCCTGCAGGCGGTAGTGCGGCCACGGCTGGTCATTGACGTGCAGTGAGATCAGCGCCAGCTCTTCCGCTCCATCCAGCTGCAGCGCGGCATCAGGGGCGCCCAGCCGTTTTACCTGGCTGACCGCGGTGACCCGGGTGGTGGCTGCGTCCAGGATAAAGGTCAGATCGATGTCGGTAATGGTAAAATCGGGTGCGCGATAATCATGGCGGTTTTTGGCCTGCGGCAGTTGCGTCATAAGTTCTTCTCACGTCGATAATTAGTTAACCTTTTCAAGTCTATGCCTGTTAGCGTCCGGTTGCCATGTTGAATCACACCGAATGGCGTCAATGTGGCAAATTGACACATTGCGTTAACATGCCTGCAAAATATGCTCGACCTGGCTGGCCTAATTGTGCTGTGATCGGCTTCACTAAATAAGTAATCAGGTTATACTCCTGCGACTTTTGCTACTTTTTTCCAGGGATAACGCTCTTCGCCAGAGGATGCTGAAACGCACCATGACACGACACGCTTCCCCCATTTTAAAGACGCTTCTCGATACTGACGCCTATAAGCTCCATATGCAGCAGGCGGTGTACCACCGCTATCACGATGTCACCGTGGCCGCTGAATTTCGCTGCCGCGGCGACGACCTGTTAGGCATCTATGCTGATGAGATCAATCAGCAGATTGCCAGCATGGCGTCGCTGGCGTTAACGGAGGACGAACACGCCTATCTCAGCAGCCTGCCGTTCTTTAAGGCGGACTACCTTGACTGGCTGCGCGCGTTTCGTTATGACCCGCAGCAGGTGCGGGTGCGCAACCTGCAGGGGCGGCTGGATATCCGCATCAGCGGTCCGTGGCGTGAAGTGATCATGTGGGAAGTGCCGTTGCTGGCGTTAATCAGTGAGGTGGTACACCGCCACCGTTCACCTGAGGTGACGCCGGCAATGGCGGTAGAGAAGCTGCAGAGCAAGCTGGCGCAGTTTGCCGGACTGACCGCCGATCTGGATATGTCGCGTTTCCGGCTGATGGATTTCGGCACCCGCCGCCGTTTCTCCCACGACGTGCAGCTGGCCATCGTGACCACCCTGCACCAGAGCTTCCCGTGGCTGGTGGGCTCCAGCAACTATGAAGTTGCCCGCCAGCTGGGCATTGCGCCGGTCGGCACCCAGGCCCACGAGTGGTTCCAGGCGCATCAGCAGATCAGCCCGGTACTGGCCAACAGCCAGCGGGCGGCGCTGCAGGCGTGGCTGGAGGAGTACCCGGATCAGCTAGGGATTGCGCTGACCGACTGTATTACCATGGACGCCTTCCTGCGAGATTTCGGCCGTAACTTTGCCAGCGCCTACCAGGGGCTGCGCCATGACTCCGGCGACCCGTTTGAATGGGGCGAGAAAGCCATCGCCCACTATCAGCAGCTGGGAATTGACCCGCTGACCAAAACGCTGGTTTTCTCCGATAACCTGGATCTCGACAGTGCGGTCGCCCTCTACCGCCATTTCGATCAGCGCGTCAACCTAGTGTTCGGCATTGGCACCCGCCTGACCTGCGATATTCCCCGGGTGAAACCGCTGAATATCGTGATTAAGCTGGTGGAGTGCAACGGCAAACCGGTGGCCAAGCTTTCCGACAGCCCCGGCAAAACCATCTGCGAGGATCAGGCCTTCGTTCACGCCCTGCGTAAAGCCTTTGACCTGCCACGGGTGAAAAAAGCCAGCTGATCGCCACAGCAGGGCCGGCAGCAGCCGTCCCTGCAAGCGTGGCCTGCAAGAAATCTGCCCCGTTCCTCTAATTCCGCTTGTTTCTCCTCGCCTGGCAAGTAACATAGCAACACCCTAAATTCGGGGTAAATTTTCCTTTCAGATTAACAGTGAGAGACTGATATGAGCGTTGTGCCTGTAGCGGATGTACTGCACGGCCGGGTCGCGGTTGACAGCGAAGTCACCGTACGTGGCTGGGTGCGTACCCGAAGAGATTCAAAAGCCGGTATTTCCTTTATCGCCGTTTACGACGGTTCCTGCTTTAATCCCGTTCAGGCCGTCGTCAATAATTCTCTGAATAATTATCAGGAAGACGTGCTGCGCCTGACCACCGGCTGTTCGGTTGAAATCACCGGTAAGATTGTCGAATCTCCAGGCGAAGGCCAGAGCTTTGAAATTCAGGCTACTGCGGTGAAGGTGGTCGGCTGGGTTGACGATCCGGATACCTACCCGATGGCGGCCAAACGCCACAGTATAGAGTACCTGCGTGAAGTGGCGCACCTGCGCCCGCGCACCAACCTGATCGGTGCGGTCGCCCGCGTGCGCCACACGCTGGCCCAGGCACTGCACCGCTTCTTTGATGAGCAGGGATTCTTCTGGGTCTCCACCCCGCTGATTACCGCATCGGATACCGAAGGTGCCGGTGAAATGTTCCGCGTCTCGACGCTGGACCTGGAAAACCTGCCGCGCACGCCTGAAGGTAAGGTCAACTACGATGAAGATTTCTTTGGTAAAGAAGCCTTCCTCACCGTTTCCGGTCAGCTGAACGGCGAAACCTACGCCAGCGCCATCTCTAAGATCTACACCTTTGGCCCGACCTTCCGTGCGGAAAACTCGCATACCAGCCGCCATCTGGCCGAGTTCTGGATGCTGGAGCCGGAAGTGGCCTTCGCCGATCTGGAAGACAACGCCGCACTGGCGGAAGCGATGCTGAAGTACGTGTTTAAAGCGGTGCTTGCCGAGCGTGCCGATGATATGGCCTTCTTCGCCGAGCGCATTGATAAAGACGCGATTGCTCGCCTGGAACGCTTTGTCACCACCGATTTCGCCCAGGTGGACTACACCGAAGCGGTAGAGATCCTGCTGGCCTCGGGTCAGAACTTTGAAAACCCGGTCTCGTGGGGGATTGACCTCTCCTCCGAGCACGAGCGCTACCTGGCCGAGAAGCACTTTAAAGCGCCGGTGGTGGTGAAAAACTACCCGAAAGACATTAAAGCCTTCTATATGCGCCTCAACGATGACGGCAAGACCGTAGCGGCGATGGACGTTCTGGCCCCGGGCATCGGTGAAATCATCGGTGGTTCGCAGCGTGAAGAGCGCCTGGACGTGCTGGATGCGCGCCTGGCCGAGATGGGTCTGAATAAAGAAGATTACTGGTGGTATCGTGACCTGCGTCGCTACGGCACCGTGCCACATTCTGGTTTCGGTTTAGGTTTCGAACGTTTAATCGCCTATGTCACCGGCGTACAAAATGTAAGAGATGTTATCGCGTTCCCGCGCACGCCACGCAGTGCGACCTTCTGATTTCAGCATTAATTATAAGAAATTCATATATATATTAAGGCCAGCTTAGCTGGCCTTTTTTTATTTCTGTAAATTTTGATTTGACTCACAAAGTTCCGTGTTTTTTACATCTTGAAACACATACTTTCTTTCTGCAACAAGAATAGGAGATTAGTAGCATTTTCGGGCTGGCTTAAGTAATCTGTGAGTGGAAAGATGCGTGCAGACACAGGAAGACACCAAACTCTCTTCGTAGTTCTGTAAAGAATTATTGACGGCAGTGGCAGGTGTCCAAAATAACTCCAATGAGGGTAATAAAATGATGAAGCGCAACATTCTTGCAGTAGTTATCCCTGCTCTGTTAGCAGCAGGTGCCGTTAACGCTGCAGAAATCTATAACAAAGATGGCAACAAACTGGACCTGTACGGTAAAGTTGATGCGCGTCACACCTTCTCTGACAACGCTGGCGACGACGGCGATGCTTCTTACGTTCGTTTCGGCTTTAAAGGCGAAACCCAGATTAACGACCAGCTGACCGGTTACGGCCAGTGGGAATACAACGTTCAGGCGAACGTTGCTGAAGCAGAAGGCACCAAGGGTTCTAAAACTCGTGTTGGCTTCGCAGGTCTGAAATTCGGCGATGCCGGTTCATTCGACTACGGCCGTAACTACGGTGTAGGCTACGACCCACTGGCATGGACCGACGTGCTGCCAGTATTCGGCGGTGACTCTGGTTACAACGATAACTTCATGGTTGGCCGCTCTAACGGTCTGGCTACTTACCGTAACAAGAACTTCTTCGGTCTGGTTGACGGCCTGGACTTCGCTCTGCAGTACCAGGGCAAGAACAGCGAAGAAGGCACCGGCCGTGGCGCCGCTCAGGCTAACGGCGACGGCTGGGGCACTTCTGTAACTTACACCTCTCCAGTAGGTGTTGCGGTTACCGGTGCTTACTCTAAGTCTGACCGTACCAACAACCAGAAAAATGAGTTCTTTGCTAACGGCAGCAGCAACGCTGAAGCCTGGTCTACCGCGGTTAAATACGACGCGAACAACGTATACCTGGCAGCCATGTACGGTGAAACCCGTAACTCTACCAACATCTCTGCAGATGTGGGCGGCGTTGAGCTGAACGGCGCAGTGAACAAAGAGCAGAAATTCGAAGCGGTAGCTCAGTACCAGTTCGATTTCGGTCTGCGTCCATCCCTGGCCTACGTTCAGTCTAAAGGCAAGGACATCGAAGGCGTGGGCGACCAGGATCTGTACAAGTACGTTTCCGTGGGCTCTACCTACTACTTCAACAAAAACATGTCCACCTATGTTGATTACAAAATCAACCTGCTGGACGCTAATGACAACACCCGCGCAGCCGGTATCTCTACCGACGACGTAGTTGGCGTTGGCCTGCAGTACCAGTTCTGATTGCTGAATGCGGATGGCTCAGGCCAGCCGCATCATGCATCCCACGGGGCCTTCGGGCCCCGTTTGCGTTTCCGCACTTCCCCTCCTCACTCGCCAGCAATGTAGGTAACTGAAACAGCGTCACTACGGTTGCGAGCCGTTTCTCAACTCCTCGATTAACTTCCAATTCCCCAGCCACAGAGGCTGTACTTATTTTGTTCAGGCGGTACACTCGAATTTCAATCTTTCGCCAGGGAGTAACAATGGATATGTTAATGCAGCGCACAGAGCGACTGGAACAGGATAACGCCCAGCGTACACTGGAGCTTGCCGTGCTCAACGCACGATCGGCAACCTTTGCCACCAAAAGCGACCTCGCCGAACTCCGTACCGAGATGCATCAGGGCTTCAACCAACTGCGCGGGGAGATGCATCAGGAGCACAGCCAGTTGCGCGGTGAGATGCATCAAGAGCACAGCCAGTTGCGCGGTGAGATGCAACAAGGGATGGGAGAAATCCGTAAGGAGGTGGGTGATGTCCGCAAAGAAGTGGGTGATGTCCGCAAAGAAGTTGGTGATGTCCGCAAAGAATTGGGTGATGTCCGCAAAGAAGTGGGTGATCTGCGCAAAGAAGTGGGTGGCATCCACCAACAGGTAGGTGGACTGTATAAGCAGATGACCAGCCAGACCCAATGGGTTATCGGTACCATCATCGGTATCGCCGCACTGTGCATGACCGCCGCTAAACTGTTGTTTTGATCCTGCGCCGCTTTTGCGTTTTTTTCAGCGCAAACGGTTGGTAATTTCCCCCGGCTGGCGTTAACCTGAGTCCTCTCTTCGCTTTAACCAAGCTTAACGGACTCCGACTATGTTTGAACGTATTGCCGCCGCACCCGCCGACCCGATTCTCGGCTTAGCCGACCTGTTCCGCGCAGATGACCGTGCGCATAAAATCAATCTCGGCATCGGCGTGTACAAAGATGAGACCGGCAAAACGCCGGTGCTGACCAGCGTTAAAAAAGCTGAGCAGATCCTGCTGGAAAACGAAACCACCAAAAACTACCTCGGCATCGACGGCATTGCCGACTTCGGCAGCTGCACGCAGGCGTTGCTGTTCGGCGCTGACAGCGCGCTGACCCGCGCGAAGCGCGCGCGTACCGCTCAGACCCCGGGCGGCACCGGCGCGCTGCGCGTGGCGGCAGACTTTATCGCCACCCAGACCCCGGCTAAGCGCGTATGGGTAAGTAACCCAAGCTGGCCTAATCACAAAAATGTGTTTGCCGCTGCCGGTCTGGAAGTGTGTGAATACGACTATTACGACGCTGAAAAACACGCGCTGGATTTCGACGGCCTGCTGAACAGCCTGAACGCCGCCGAGGCCGGTGACGTGGTGCTGTTCCACGGCTGCTGCCATAACCCGACCGGGATCGACCCGACGGCAGAGCAGTGGGCCCAGCTGGCCGCGCTTTCACAGAGCAAAGGCTGGCTGCCGCTGTTTGACTTCGCCTATCAGGGCTTCGCCCGTGGGCTGGAAGAGGATGCCGGCGGCCTGCGACTTTTCGCCGCCGGGCATCAGGAGCTGATCGTCTGCAGCTCCTATTCGAAAAATTTCGGCCTGTATAATGAGCGCGTGGGCGCCTTTACGCTGGTCGCCGCCACGGCCGACGTTGCCGACACCGCCTTCAGCCAGGTTAAAGCGACCATTCGCGCCAACTACTCTAACCCGCCGTCACACGGCGCTGCGGTGGTGGCGACCATCCTTGGCAACAGCGACCTGCGCGCCCTGTGGGAGCAGGAGCTGGCCGATATGCGCCAGCGTATTCAGCGTATGCGCCAGCTGTTTGTGAACACGCTGCAGGAGAAAGGCGCACAGGGTGACTTCAGCTTTATCATCAACCAGAACGGCATGTTCTCGTTCAGCGGCCTGACCAGAGAACAGGTTATCCGCCTGCGCGATGAGTTTGCCGTGTATGCCGTCAACTCC
This portion of the Erwinia sp. E602 genome encodes:
- the asnS gene encoding asparagine--tRNA ligase, which gives rise to MSVVPVADVLHGRVAVDSEVTVRGWVRTRRDSKAGISFIAVYDGSCFNPVQAVVNNSLNNYQEDVLRLTTGCSVEITGKIVESPGEGQSFEIQATAVKVVGWVDDPDTYPMAAKRHSIEYLREVAHLRPRTNLIGAVARVRHTLAQALHRFFDEQGFFWVSTPLITASDTEGAGEMFRVSTLDLENLPRTPEGKVNYDEDFFGKEAFLTVSGQLNGETYASAISKIYTFGPTFRAENSHTSRHLAEFWMLEPEVAFADLEDNAALAEAMLKYVFKAVLAERADDMAFFAERIDKDAIARLERFVTTDFAQVDYTEAVEILLASGQNFENPVSWGIDLSSEHERYLAEKHFKAPVVVKNYPKDIKAFYMRLNDDGKTVAAMDVLAPGIGEIIGGSQREERLDVLDARLAEMGLNKEDYWWYRDLRRYGTVPHSGFGLGFERLIAYVTGVQNVRDVIAFPRTPRSATF
- the ompC gene encoding porin OmpC encodes the protein MMKRNILAVVIPALLAAGAVNAAEIYNKDGNKLDLYGKVDARHTFSDNAGDDGDASYVRFGFKGETQINDQLTGYGQWEYNVQANVAEAEGTKGSKTRVGFAGLKFGDAGSFDYGRNYGVGYDPLAWTDVLPVFGGDSGYNDNFMVGRSNGLATYRNKNFFGLVDGLDFALQYQGKNSEEGTGRGAAQANGDGWGTSVTYTSPVGVAVTGAYSKSDRTNNQKNEFFANGSSNAEAWSTAVKYDANNVYLAAMYGETRNSTNISADVGGVELNGAVNKEQKFEAVAQYQFDFGLRPSLAYVQSKGKDIEGVGDQDLYKYVSVGSTYYFNKNMSTYVDYKINLLDANDNTRAAGISTDDVVGVGLQYQF
- a CDS encoding DUF1640 domain-containing protein, which produces MDMLMQRTERLEQDNAQRTLELAVLNARSATFATKSDLAELRTEMHQGFNQLRGEMHQEHSQLRGEMHQEHSQLRGEMQQGMGEIRKEVGDVRKEVGDVRKEVGDVRKELGDVRKEVGDLRKEVGGIHQQVGGLYKQMTSQTQWVIGTIIGIAALCMTAAKLLF
- a CDS encoding amino acid aminotransferase produces the protein MFERIAAAPADPILGLADLFRADDRAHKINLGIGVYKDETGKTPVLTSVKKAEQILLENETTKNYLGIDGIADFGSCTQALLFGADSALTRAKRARTAQTPGGTGALRVAADFIATQTPAKRVWVSNPSWPNHKNVFAAAGLEVCEYDYYDAEKHALDFDGLLNSLNAAEAGDVVLFHGCCHNPTGIDPTAEQWAQLAALSQSKGWLPLFDFAYQGFARGLEEDAGGLRLFAAGHQELIVCSSYSKNFGLYNERVGAFTLVAATADVADTAFSQVKATIRANYSNPPSHGAAVVATILGNSDLRALWEQELADMRQRIQRMRQLFVNTLQEKGAQGDFSFIINQNGMFSFSGLTREQVIRLRDEFAVYAVNSGRVNVAGMTPDNMAPLCEAIVAVL